Proteins from a genomic interval of Chroococcidiopsis thermalis PCC 7203:
- a CDS encoding phosphodiester glycosidase family protein, with product MHPNSCSILTPAVKRKFCLLPTSALLWLLTTAPWLTFTAANAQLQAPVTPPVTPSSVPQNTPSRSTTPNGLLAAGDRISLNGRILSAAWRQWEAQPATNRIQTAISDVGLMQLGVDLLNTQDVTRQPIRWFTTPDTPPLVSSIWHSGAYRYLDLSQLAAKVGWQLQSEGDVLRITTPAAKITGLRQGKQTWGDRLVVDLDRPTPWQLTQQPPVTKPKVPLAELPDDPKQQLPSQAVSALSPPYQQWKIAIDAAINPELAQQLNANLAIQLPKQSQISPTPLVKLGTTANLTTIDLNLPVGIFPRVSTLSQPNRIIIDLRPDPIVERNILWARGVRWQQKYINLGRDRFPVTWLEVNPRTTGLALRPIWSAVNSLIGTAPIVTTAQRYTAAAAINAGFFNRNNKLPLGAIRREGRWLSSPILNRGAIAWNDAGQFKIGRLQRQETAIASTGQSLPIVNLNSGYIQAGISRYTSDWGTTYTPLTNNEAIAIVQNNQVTANLSGGLAGKTAFPIPLNGYLLAFRTGSTANLLPIGTLLRLTDGTVPSEFAQYPHAIGAGPLLVQNRQIVLNAKAEGFSDAFSRQTAVRSAIGVTATGNLLIATVHNRVGGTGSTLWETAKLLQQMGSIDALNLDGGSSTSLYLGGQLVNRSPVTAARVHNGFGIFLETESRKQ from the coding sequence ATGCACCCAAATTCCTGCTCGATCCTGACTCCTGCTGTGAAACGAAAATTTTGTTTGCTGCCAACTTCAGCATTATTATGGTTGCTAACTACAGCACCGTGGCTGACGTTCACTGCTGCTAATGCTCAACTTCAAGCGCCTGTAACCCCACCTGTTACGCCATCATCCGTACCGCAAAATACCCCCAGCCGTTCCACCACACCAAATGGGCTACTTGCAGCAGGCGATCGCATCTCCTTGAACGGTCGCATTCTATCCGCAGCTTGGCGACAGTGGGAAGCGCAGCCAGCCACAAATAGGATTCAAACGGCAATTAGCGATGTAGGATTGATGCAACTGGGCGTAGACTTACTGAATACTCAGGATGTAACCCGACAACCGATTCGGTGGTTTACGACTCCTGATACTCCACCACTCGTCTCAAGCATCTGGCACAGTGGCGCGTATCGTTATTTAGATCTATCTCAATTAGCAGCAAAAGTAGGTTGGCAACTGCAAAGCGAAGGTGACGTTCTGCGGATTACTACGCCAGCTGCAAAGATTACAGGACTACGCCAGGGTAAACAAACTTGGGGCGATCGCTTGGTAGTAGATTTAGATCGCCCTACGCCCTGGCAGCTAACGCAACAGCCTCCAGTCACTAAACCAAAAGTGCCGCTTGCCGAACTCCCAGACGATCCAAAACAGCAATTACCATCTCAGGCAGTCTCTGCCCTCTCACCTCCATATCAACAATGGAAGATAGCAATCGACGCTGCGATAAATCCTGAATTAGCCCAGCAGTTAAACGCTAATCTAGCCATCCAATTGCCAAAACAGAGCCAGATTTCACCGACTCCTCTCGTTAAATTAGGCACGACTGCCAATCTCACCACGATCGATCTCAATTTACCTGTAGGCATCTTCCCCCGCGTCAGTACCCTTAGCCAACCCAACCGCATCATTATCGATTTGCGCCCCGATCCGATAGTGGAACGGAATATTTTGTGGGCTAGAGGCGTGCGTTGGCAACAAAAGTATATTAATTTAGGTCGCGATCGCTTTCCCGTGACATGGTTAGAAGTCAACCCCCGCACCACAGGACTAGCCCTTAGACCAATTTGGAGTGCAGTAAATTCTCTGATTGGGACTGCGCCGATTGTGACCACCGCTCAACGTTATACAGCTGCTGCTGCCATTAATGCTGGATTTTTCAACCGCAACAATAAATTACCCTTGGGAGCAATTCGTCGCGAGGGGCGCTGGCTGTCTAGTCCAATTCTCAACCGAGGCGCGATCGCTTGGAACGATGCCGGGCAATTTAAAATCGGTCGCTTGCAACGCCAAGAAACAGCGATCGCCTCTACGGGGCAAAGTTTGCCAATCGTCAATCTGAATAGCGGCTACATTCAAGCCGGAATTTCCCGTTATACCTCTGACTGGGGAACTACCTATACGCCCTTAACTAATAATGAAGCGATCGCGATCGTCCAAAATAATCAAGTTACCGCTAATCTGTCAGGCGGTTTAGCCGGAAAAACAGCCTTTCCCATTCCCCTCAACGGCTATTTACTTGCATTCAGGACTGGTAGTACTGCTAATCTACTACCTATTGGTACGCTGTTACGCTTGACCGATGGCACTGTTCCTAGCGAGTTTGCCCAATATCCTCACGCGATCGGTGCTGGACCATTATTAGTTCAAAACCGCCAAATCGTTCTTAACGCCAAAGCAGAAGGATTCAGTGATGCCTTCAGCCGCCAAACTGCCGTGCGTAGCGCTATTGGTGTCACGGCAACAGGTAATTTGCTCATTGCTACAGTTCACAACCGAGTTGGTGGGACTGGTTCTACTTTATGGGAAACTGCCAAGCTCTTGCAGCAAATGGGTAGTATTGATGCTCTCAATCTCGACGGAGGTAGTTCCACCAGCCTTTACTTAGGGGGACAACTCGTCAATCGCTCTCCTGTCACCGCAGCCCGCGTTCACAATGGGTTTGGCATTTTTCTAGAAACAGAAAGCAGAAAGCAGTGA
- a CDS encoding GAF domain-containing protein codes for MSELLLTRTLSFVFSSNREIFEVDEMEANSFDFAPKTATDKYSLTYRNIYRNFRRSSIDIDISNSCGASRSRKQTYLRDREILNKILSLAIQSLNCEDCLDNLLLEIRQAIQTDRVLVYSFDRNWSGTIVAESVTAQFPNAIGCRIDDPCFREDYARQYSDGRIRAIANIYAADLTECHIKTLEQLAVKASLVVPITSDNGLLGLLIAHHCNAPRHWQIEEVELFKQLATIVSSILQHKISQQERQSAVEYAQRLKQMTQVVQQAHSSSDLFNAVTKTMRQIFQADRVLVYRFVTDGSGIVVAESVAPGLPQTLNHPLDRFYGYESEIQQSDRQGVRAIANIHTAGLTIDRIDALEQFAVKAQLVAPIVSNGKLVGSLIAHQCTAPRTWQPTEIDLFEQIAVQIGLALDRVALLEYRATAAKQVQMRQQIALRLRRSLVQSDILTTVTDELKSALQTERVVVYRCDRDRGSTVIAESVTPGLPQALNHRLDDPFWRNDRTAYEQIGYARAVNNVYTDGLSDRCIHNLERFAVKSSLIAPILMQDELFGLLVAHQCFGFREWQQTEIDFYTQVAIDVGFALEQAQLHGKLAQIAQIAMHLDGCIPTTAQQPPTAKSSSPQTNCFNSEDKEHDATVAF; via the coding sequence TTGAGCGAACTACTGTTGACGAGAACGTTAAGTTTTGTATTTTCTAGTAATAGAGAAATTTTTGAGGTTGATGAAATGGAGGCAAATTCCTTCGACTTCGCTCCCAAAACTGCTACAGATAAGTACAGTCTTACCTATCGTAATATCTATCGTAACTTTAGAAGATCGTCTATCGATATTGATATTTCAAATAGTTGTGGAGCGAGTCGATCGCGCAAGCAAACTTACTTGCGCGATCGAGAAATTCTCAACAAAATTTTATCGCTTGCGATTCAATCGCTCAATTGCGAAGATTGTTTAGACAACCTACTGTTAGAAATTAGACAAGCAATCCAAACCGATCGAGTCCTCGTCTATAGTTTCGATCGCAATTGGAGTGGCACGATAGTAGCAGAATCGGTAACTGCTCAGTTTCCCAACGCCATTGGTTGCCGGATAGACGATCCTTGTTTCCGAGAAGATTACGCACGACAATATAGTGACGGACGGATACGGGCGATCGCTAATATCTATGCTGCGGATTTGACTGAGTGTCACATCAAAACTTTGGAACAACTTGCAGTTAAAGCAAGTTTAGTCGTACCAATTACAAGCGACAATGGACTGCTAGGTTTGCTAATTGCCCATCACTGCAACGCACCTCGTCACTGGCAGATAGAAGAGGTCGAGTTGTTTAAACAACTTGCCACTATAGTCAGCTCGATCCTGCAACACAAGATCTCACAACAAGAGCGGCAATCTGCTGTGGAGTATGCCCAGAGATTAAAACAAATGACTCAGGTAGTGCAGCAAGCACACTCATCATCCGATCTGTTTAATGCTGTCACCAAAACAATGAGACAGATATTTCAAGCAGATAGAGTATTAGTTTATCGTTTTGTTACAGATGGTAGCGGCATTGTTGTAGCAGAATCAGTTGCTCCTGGTTTGCCTCAAACCCTAAATCATCCGCTCGATCGCTTTTATGGGTACGAAAGCGAGATTCAACAGAGCGATCGTCAGGGAGTACGAGCGATCGCCAACATTCATACTGCTGGACTAACGATAGATCGAATCGATGCCTTAGAACAGTTTGCCGTCAAAGCTCAATTAGTCGCACCAATTGTTAGTAACGGTAAACTGGTAGGTTCGCTCATTGCCCATCAGTGTACTGCACCCCGTACTTGGCAACCAACAGAAATCGATTTATTCGAGCAGATTGCCGTTCAAATTGGCTTGGCACTGGATCGGGTAGCGCTGCTAGAGTATCGAGCCACAGCAGCCAAGCAAGTACAGATGCGGCAACAAATAGCGTTACGGTTGCGACGATCGCTCGTACAGTCGGATATTTTGACAACTGTGACAGACGAACTCAAATCTGCTCTACAAACCGAGCGCGTGGTAGTTTATCGCTGCGATCGCGATCGCGGTAGCACAGTTATAGCTGAATCAGTCACCCCTGGCTTACCCCAAGCTTTAAATCATCGTCTTGACGATCCTTTCTGGCGGAACGATCGCACTGCATACGAGCAAATTGGTTACGCTCGTGCTGTGAACAACGTTTACACAGATGGACTCAGCGATCGCTGCATTCATAATTTAGAGCGCTTTGCCGTTAAGAGTAGCCTCATAGCACCTATCCTGATGCAAGATGAGCTATTTGGCTTGTTAGTTGCCCATCAATGCTTTGGTTTCAGGGAATGGCAGCAAACTGAAATTGACTTCTATACCCAAGTCGCGATCGATGTAGGTTTTGCTTTGGAACAAGCACAATTACATGGCAAACTAGCTCAAATCGCCCAAATTGCCATGCATCTTGATGGCTGTATTCCAACAACAGCGCAACAACCACCAACGGCAAAGTCATCATCACCGCAAACAAATTGCTTCAATTCTGAAGACAAAGAACATGATGCTACGGTTGCATTCTAG